The DNA region CGCTCCAACATGCTGCCGTTCTACGCGATCCTGGGTGTGGTCGCGCTGGGCGGCGCCTTCCTGCTCTTCCGGCAGATGGGCGGCGGCGGAGGCAACCCCGCCACTACGCTGAGCCCCGTGGTCATGGCGCCCGACCAGCTGAACCGGGTTCCCGGCATCAGCAAGGGACGGGCGGACGCGCCGGTGGTGATCTTCGAGTTCGCCGACTTCCAGTGCCCGGGCTGCGGAAAGTTCGCCCAGTTCTCCGAGCCGCTGCTGCAGGAGTGGATCGACAACGGCACCGTGCGCTTCGTCTGGTACGACTTTCCGCTCACGCAGATCCACCAGAACGCGGTGCTGGCCTCGCGCGCGGGGCGCTGCGC from Longimicrobium sp. includes:
- a CDS encoding DsbA family protein, with product MPRPAPQPRPRRSNMLPFYAILGVVALGGAFLLFRQMGGGGGNPATTLSPVVMAPDQLNRVPGISKGRADAPVVIFEFADFQCPGCGKFAQFSEPLLQEWIDNGTVRFVWYDFPLTQIHQNAVLASRAGRCANEQNKFWPYHDRVFGGQSQWSNSDGADGTFIEYAEAEGLDVRAFTQCLRSDKFQKEVSESFQLGTSLGVGGT